The genomic window ACAATAGTGAAATTAACAAACTACCAGTGTGTGAGCGCTTGTGAAGTTCCAGGTTGCTTGGGTGTTTAAAGGTCTTCCCGCACATCTCACAGCAGTACTGCACCTTATGCCCAGTTGGTTCTGTTGGATCACTGATGGTTGGTGGGTCCGGTTCCTCCTCTTGGTCAACAGGAGGTGGACTTGGAAGTTGAGAATCCATTGCagtctccaacaccacttccctGTCTCTGGTCAGGCAGTCTATGGGAGGTAGGCAGTCTACAGGAGCTTCAGGTGTCTCACTCTGGACCACTACCTCCTCTTGGTGAGTCTCCTTTGGGCAGTGGTTGACTGGTTCGCTGCTCTGCTCCAGGCACATCTCTTCTAGAGCCTTCTGAGGGCGCAGGTAGTTGTATTTCTTCAGGTAGACGGCTTTCTTTGGCCGCATGGGCTTATTGACAGGGGAGACTTTTCCTCCTGGGTTGGCTGTGGTTGACAAGTCTTCAGCAGGCAACGTTGAACCAAACTCCTTCTCAGCTGGTATAGCCTGCGGACAGGGTGGGTTTGACTGAACCACATTGCCTGAACATACAGGGGCATTCGCGCATGGTTGTGTGACCCCAAATTGGAACTGCTGCTCTTCAACCAGCACCAGGGGGCTTGGGCCTTGGTTTAATGCTGCATTGCTAGTCTCAGCAGCAGCACTCTGCTTGAAGTACTGCTTGCTGTAGAAGTTGCGTAGCTTGTAGCCGTGTACTAGCTGCTTCTCTGGGACTGGCTGGGTAATGGCTGTAGTCTCAGAGGTAGCATTCCCACCATGAGACATTGGTGCCCCACTACCAAAGGCAGACCTCTGACCTACTGAAGAAGGGCAAGGAAGGTCCACGTCTTGGGCAAGGCCAGTCCCGAGGAGGTAGTCGTGTTCCGAGGTCAAGACACCAGACAATGAGAAAGAAGGGGCCTCCACGGCAGGAGCGCTGGGTTTCAGGAAAGTGTTGCACATGCTCTGTACATTTGGGACCTGTAAGCACTGGGCGATGTCCAACAGTGCTTGTACATTGTCCTGGTTGACGTCTAGATGGGAAGTGTACATGTAGTCCAGTATCTGGCCTATACCTCCCACATCCTGAATGACCAGTTGAAAAACGTCATTTTTTTGACTTGGCGAATTTTGGAACAAAGACCTGCTGGGACAAAAGTAAAAAGGTTATTTTACAATGTCGACACATTACTAATTTATCCCTGTGGAGCTCTATCAGGCTATAATATGAGAACACAAAGCATGTTGAATCTCCATTTCATGTCTGTTTTGTTTAATATCAGTAGTAAGGGAAAAACAAAATCCTAAGAATCAAGGTATTCATCTAGTATGGCAATATTCTTGAATATATTCACTACATGACTTGTGGATGATTATTATTAATGACACACCTGAAATAGGAGCTAAATGCAGCAAGTACATTTTTGTGGGCTTTGAAGCATACTCCTTTGACTactagcatgcagtcacagagTAGCCCCTGTATCCTCTGCTCCTGTAACTGCTGGAGAAGGTAAGCACTGTGACTGGACAACGTTTCCATGCTTTTAAAAGCAGTCTTCAGGTGACCCAGGGAAGTATAACCATCAAAACAACTAGAAAACATTCATAAAACAGAAGAACTGAGCATATGTTATTTACAAACAAGCAATGTACTGCCTCTCATTGAAATGGTATCACTTAATTGTTGAAATGTATAACTATGGGCCCCCTGGGTTATTTAGAGGGTTATTTAGACAGCGGGGAAACATGACAGCAGTAGGCCCATTTATGAAACTACAACTCAATTATATGGGGATTGACTAACGTGTGACAAGTACAGAATAGTTAGGCAACATAATTAATTTAGAAAGATAATATTGTAATAACCGCGCAAACTCCTATTACTGTTTTGAGACCAACCACGAGAAAATGTGACCAATACGGGACCATCTGTCCTTTGCCGATGTGCCACATCGAAAACAAGTTACATTAAGCGACCTGCAACTGTACTAATAGACATGGTTCTAATTACAACATATACTGATGTTATTCAGCCACTACATAACTATGTAATACTTATTTCGCTGACTTACCTCTataatttatatttatatttggaTGATCGGTCCCTTTCAAACATGTTACATAACTTCCGGTATGACTTTCCACACTTAGCCAAAGAGAAAATGCGTAATACCAACTATTACGAGACAAGATTACTTCTACTTTATGTAGGAACGACCATTAAACTATGTTAATCTCTGGGTACACACTAAAGTAGCATTTTTCTTTAACGTCTTTAAGAATCATGACCTGGAACCCCTCAAAACCATCTGCTGTATTTTCGGAACGTAAATAACGTAACACTTCCTGTCTAGAAAGAAGTCACGTGTGCGTTGACCGGTAATGCTGCGTTCGTCACCATATGGCAGGTAGGAATGTACCAGTTGTGAAATCGTAATTACCAGTTGAATGCATTCCCCTGCTTTGAACTCGTTGAGAAATGcagattggctaatggccaacaagctgcaTAAACCATAAACAAAAATTACAGCTATCACATTTATAAACAAATTATAATGTTTAAAAAacaattccaactcgggaactctaGTCTCTTTCTGGAGCTCTGTATTTCTGACCTGATGATCACCGATGTCATGAATTTACCTTTTTTTTTATTCGCTGTTGTCCTGAACGCACTATAAACACCACCTTTCCACTGGTTATAAACGCAGGGTAAGCAAAAACTGGCAAGAAGGCCGTGACCTCAGCAATTTCTGTTAAAAATAGAAGtgtcttgcaaactattacagactacaaagggaagtccAGCCGCGAACTGCCcggtgacatgagcctaccagacaagctaaatgacttctatgctcgcttcgaggcaagcaacactgaagcatttatgagagcatcagctgttccggatgactgtgtgatcacactctccgcagccaatgtgagtaagacctttaaacaggtcaacattcacaaggtcgcagggcgagacggattaccaggacgtgtactctgagcatgcgctgaccaactaacAAGTgccttcactgatattttcaacctgtccctgaatgagtctgtaataccaacatgtttcaagcagaccgtcgtagtccctgtgcccaagaacactaaggtaacctgcctaaatgactaccgacccgtagcacttacgtctgtagccatgaagtgctttgaaaggctggtcatgggtcacatcaaaatcattatcccagaaaccctagacccactccaatttgcatacggccccaacagatccacatatgatgccaatctccattgcactccacactgccctttcccacctggacaaaaggaacacctacgtgagaatgctattcaatgactatagctcagcgttcaacaccaaagcgccctcaaagctcatcactattgttttattatttatttttttatttcacctttatctaaccaggtaggccagttgagaacaagttttcatttataactgcgacctggccaagataaagcaaaacagtgcggcacaaacaacacagagttacacatgggataacaaacgtacagtcaataacacaatatacatagtgtgtgcaaatgtagtaagattggggagagaaggaaataaataggccgcaatggcgaaataattacaatttagcaattaaacactggagtgatagatgtgcagatgatgaatgtacaagtagaaatactggggtgcaaaggagcaaaaaaataaataacaatatggggatgaggtagttgggtgtgctatttacagatgggctgtgtccaggtgcaatgatcggtaagctgctctgacagctgatagtTAAAGTTAGTgcgggagatataagactccagcttcagtgatttttgcaatttgttccagtcattggcagcagagaactggaaggaaaggtggccaaaggaggagttggctttggggatgaccagtgaaatatacctgctgaagcgcgtgctgctatggtgaccagtgcgctgagataaggcggggctttacctagcaaggacttatagacgacctggagcaagtgggtttggcacggaatatgaagcgagggccagccaacgagagcatacaggtcgcagtggtggggggtacatggggctttggtaaTAAAacagatgacactgtgatagactacatccaatttgctaagtagagtgttggaggctgttttgtaaatgacattgccaaaatcaaggatcggtaggatagtcagttttacgagggtatgtttggcagcatgagtgaagggtgctttgttgcgaaataggaagacgattctagattttattttggattggagatgtttaatgtgagtctggaaggagagtttacagtctaaccagacacctaggtatttgtagttgtccacatattctaagtcagagccatccagagtagCGAAGCTAGACGGGCGggtgggtgtgggcagcgatcgattgaagagcatgcgtttagttttacttgcatttaagagcagttggaggccacggaatgagtgttgtatggcgttgaagctcgtctggaggtttgttaacacagtgtccaaagaagggccagaagtatacagaatggtgtcgtctgcgtagaggtgtatcagagactcaccagcagcaagagcgacatcattgatgtatacagagaaaagagttggcacaagaattgaaccctgtggcacccccacagagagtgccagaggtccagacaacaggtccttcgatttgacacactgaactctatctgagaagtagttggtgaaccaggcgaggcagtcatttgagaaaccaaagctattgtcacgccctgaccgtagagatccttattattctctatgtttggttaggtcagggtgtgacttgggtggggaactctatgttttttgtttctttgtttttgggcgagtgtggttcccaatcagaggcagctgtctatcgttgtctctgattgggaatcatacttaggcagcctgttttccaattgtgtttgtgggaggttgttttctgtttagcattctgagcctgacagaactgttcgcttttgttttgtttcttttggtTATTCtggtttgagtgtttcttgaaataaattatcatgaacacttaccacgctgtgctttggtccacttctcctttgAACGACAGGCGTTAcagctattgagtctgctgataagaatgcagtgattgacagagtcgaaagccttggccaggatgatgaagacggctgcacagtattgtcttttatcgatggcggttatgatatcgtttaggaccttgagcgtggctgaggtgcacccataaccagctcggaaaccagattgcatatcggagaaggtacggtgggattcgaaatggtcagtgatctgtttgttaacttgactttcgaagactttagaaaggcagggaggatagaaataggtctgtaacagtttgggtctcgATTgtttccccctttgaagagggggatgactgcagcagctttccaatctttagggatctcagcgttaagggccctgggactaaacacctccctctgcaactagatcctgaacttcctgatggTTCACCCctgggtggtaagggtaggtaacagcacatctgccacactgatcctcatcacaggggcccctcaggggtgcaccctcagtcccctcctgtactccctgttcacccattacTGCATGGCCAGGAACATTAACTTTGTCGACGACACagcgtatagggaggaggtcagagacctggccgtgtggtgccaggataacaacctcttcctcaatgtgatAAAGACAAAGgcgatgattgtggactacaggaaaaggaggaccgagcatgcccccattctcattgacagggctgtagtggagcaggttgagagcttcaagtttcttggtgtccacatcaccaacaaactatcatggtccaaacacaccaagacagtcatgaagagggcacaacaaagcctattccccctcaggagactgaagatttggcatgggtcctcagatcctcaaaaggttctacagctgcaccatcaagagcatcctgactggttgcatcacggcctggtatggcaactgctcggcctccaaccacaGTGCACTACGGAGGTtagtgcgtacggcctagtacatcactggggccaagcttcctgccattcaggacctctatagcaggcGGTGTCAGCAGAAGGCACTAAAAAGTCcctaccggagcgccaagtctaggtccaaaaggcttcttaacagcttctacccccaagccataagactcctctacagctaatcaaatggctacccggactatttgcattgtcccccccacaccccaaaccctcttttatgctgctgctactctctgtttatcatctatgcatagtcactttacctctacctacatgtacatattacctcaattacctcgactaacttgtgcccccgcacattgactctgtaccggtacaccctgtatattgtaatgaacacgaggggagacagagagctggtttcaagcgcagggcgcagcaggtgtttattgcaaaggaccacaggaggaggcaggtagctgggtccaggggcaggcagaaggtaatacacagggggtccaaaaaggtaacagtacaggcagggaaaggGCTAGTAacatagtccgggagatcaggcaataggtagataacaggaaatcctgTAAATCACGGGAAAAACAGAGCTCTGAAAGTCGTGTGtcacaaacaaacaatacctcacagtgatggtgtgcaaagaactgaactaaatagtgtgtgataataacatacaggtgtgtgaacaggtgattagaattcaggtgattgggatctggagagtgagctccgttcaggggatctaggtgtttaagggtgtgagttggaagcagacgtaacatatatagcctcgctactgttattttactgctgctctttaattattaattacttgtatattttttatttatttttgcaaattATTTTTGCTTAGCACTTATTTTTCTAAAGCAtacatttttggttaagggcttgtaagtaagcatttcactgcaaggtctacacctgttgtattcggcgcatgtgacattttttattttattttagtccCCCAATGAAGATGATAAAAAAATAACACTAATGGTCGAAACACttaacattttatttgtaaatGTTAGCATCCTACGAATATTGTtaagcaatatttttttttttaaatagcacaAATTATATTATGGCATTGACAATATTGTTAATTAACAGCATCAACAGTAATGATTACAGCTCCCAactggctcagcggtctaaggcactgcatctcagtgatagaggCATCAGTACAGACCCTGAtccgatcctgggctgtatcacaaccggccgtgattgggagtctcatagggcggcgcagtttggctggggtaggccttcattgtaaataagaatttgttcttaactgacttgcctacttaaataaaggttaaataaaataaataaatgcacatTTCTAGATAGTTATTATAGTAACAACAGTAatacaaataacaaaacatgaTTTATATTGCTATtattaataatagtaataacaataataataataattcgaATATTCAACTTTAGAAAACACATTTAAATTCCTTTGTTATTTAGCCCATTTGTATTACACTGCACACAACGTTCtgtcattcatattgcactgtacacaaTTTCCTGTACATTGTGTCACAGTAAACGAGGGCCCATTCTTCTCAGGAGCACCTCTAATTTCATAATCCACAGAATttacaccagaggaggctggaatggagtcaaacacgttgtttccatgtgtttgataccatgccattgattccattccagccattgcaATGAATACGTCCtcatatagctcctcccaccagcctcctctgatttaCACGTTGCTGTGAATTTTGTGGTCATTTATCTGTGGAAAACCAGTCAGATTCTGACTCTGATATGCATATTGAACATTCATATTACACCTCTAGTTTCCAAATCCACAGCTGATGCCGGTTGTGTCCTATATTCCACTATCTCTGGTCCTGATTGCCTGTAGCAGGACAGAAGATATGTGCGGAGGGATgtcagaacaagagagagaaagggattgaAACTAACAGGCCAA from Salmo trutta chromosome 16, fSalTru1.1, whole genome shotgun sequence includes these protein-coding regions:
- the zbtb49 gene encoding zinc finger and BTB domain-containing protein 49 isoform X1, whose protein sequence is METLSSHSAYLLQQLQEQRIQGLLCDCMLVVKGVCFKAHKNVLAAFSSYFRSLFQNSPSQKNDVFQLVIQDVGGIGQILDYMYTSHLDVNQDNVQALLDIAQCLQVPNVQSMCNTFLKPSAPAVEAPSFSLSGVLTSEHDYLLGTGLAQDVDLPCPSSVGQRSAFGSGAPMSHGGNATSETTAITQPVPEKQLVHGYKLRNFYSKQYFKQSAAAETSNAALNQGPSPLVLVEEQQFQFGVTQPCANAPVCSGNVVQSNPPCPQAIPAEKEFGSTLPAEDLSTTANPGGKVSPVNKPMRPKKAVYLKKYNYLRPQKALEEMCLEQSSEPVNHCPKETHQEEVVVQSETPEAPVDCLPPIDCLTRDREVVLETAMDSQLPSPPPVDQEEEPDPPTISDPTEPTGHKVQYCCEMCGKTFKHPSNLELHKRSHTGEKPFQCNVCRKNFSQAGNLQTHLRRHSGEKPYICELCGKSFAASGDVQRHIVIHTGERPHLCDICGRDSWWSEHVSGAAELEERVLILLKDSLLPALAGFSNISNLKEHKKTHTTDREFTCDQCGKSFNMHRKLLKHKIRHSGEKPHTCQTCGKSFAGSGDLRRHVRTHTGERPYLCNTCGKSFTRSAVLRRHCSMHCKATPDDSSPDVEDPEQPGSSSTDGGGGPFHKPVSHSKAPEPRQPSPTSNTVMELDKPSPPPAHTEAPSTSIHLSPSTSTSFPELRSIVPQHLAIVPQHLLPSTPSQQQEKCPPLADSLKLGKAHLPQEALVFGPYVENGPVGVEIQQQGSGASVVARPYLSAPDSYCGAIPGASRPSGNPYRASEGPFFSSVTLWGLAMKTLQNDNDLEQ
- the zbtb49 gene encoding zinc finger and BTB domain-containing protein 49 isoform X2, whose amino-acid sequence is MFSSCFDGYTSLGHLKTAFKSMETLSSHSAYLLQQLQEQRIQGLLCDCMLVVKGVCFKAHKNVLAAFSSYFRSLFQNSPSQKNDVFQLVIQDVGGIGQILDYMYTSHLDVNQDNVQALLDIAQCLQVPNVQSMCNTFLKPSAPAVEAPSFSLSGVLTSEHDYLLGTGLAQDVDLPCPSSVGQRSAFGSGAPMSHGGNATSETTAITQPVPEKQLVHGYKLRNFYSKQYFKQSAAAETSNAALNQGPSPLVLVEEQQFQFGVTQPCANAPVCSGNVVQSNPPCPQAIPAEKEFGSTLPAEDLSTTANPGGKVSPVNKPMRPKKAVYLKKYNYLRPQKALEEMCLEQSSEPVNHCPKETHQEEVVVQSETPEAPVDCLPPIDCLTRDREVVLETAMDSQLPSPPPVDQEEEPDPPTISDPTEPTGHKVQYCCEMCGKTFKHPSNLELHKRSHTGEKPFQCNVCRKNFSQAGNLQTHLRRHSGEKPYICELCGKSFAASGDVQRHIVIHTGERPHLCDICGRGFSNISNLKEHKKTHTTDREFTCDQCGKSFNMHRKLLKHKIRHSGEKPHTCQTCGKSFAGSGDLRRHVRTHTGERPYLCNTCGKSFTRSAVLRRHCSMHCKATPDDSSPDVEDPEQPGSSSTDGGGGPFHKPVSHSKAPEPRQPSPTSNTVMELDKPSPPPAHTEAPSTSIHLSPSTSTSFPELRSIVPQHLAIVPQHLLPSTPSQQQEKCPPLADSLKLGKAHLPQEALVFGPYVENGPVGVEIQQQGSGASVVARPYLSAPDSYCGAIPGASRPSGNPYRASEGPFFSSVTLWGLAMKTLQNDNDLEQ